The Acidianus infernus genome window below encodes:
- a CDS encoding selenium-binding family protein yields MIPIKLDPTFYPSPKLAMKAPREKLAYVACLYEGTGVDKNDFIAVIDVDEKSPTYSKIIGKVEMPYKGDELHHFGWNACSSSLCPNGNPALERRYLVVPGLRSSRIYIIDVKTNPVKPKIVKIVEPKEVIERSGYSRLHTVHCGPNGIYISALGNSEGEGPGGILVLDHFTFDVLGKWEMDRGDQYFAYDFWWNLPNEVMVTSEWGVPNTIENGLKLEDLKEGYGNRIHFWDLHKRRKIQSLTLGEENRMALELRPFHDPTKLMGFVNIVVSTKDLSSSVWLWYYEDKKWNAEKVIEIPAEKSEGNLPEILKPFKMIPPLVTDIDLSLDDKYLYVSCWGTGEVRKYDVSNPFKPVLIGKVKIGGIGSGKTGGPQMLEISRDGKRIYVTNSLYSTWDNQFYPEGIRGWMIKLNSEEGLSQDKDFFVDFGEARAHQVRLSGGDASSDSYCYP; encoded by the coding sequence ATGATACCCATAAAATTGGATCCAACGTTCTATCCGTCGCCAAAATTAGCAATGAAAGCTCCAAGAGAAAAACTAGCTTACGTTGCGTGCCTATATGAAGGAACTGGAGTTGATAAGAACGACTTTATAGCCGTAATCGACGTTGACGAGAAGTCTCCAACTTACTCGAAAATAATAGGTAAAGTAGAAATGCCTTATAAGGGTGATGAATTGCACCACTTTGGTTGGAACGCCTGCAGTTCATCGTTATGCCCAAACGGAAATCCGGCTTTGGAGAGAAGATATCTTGTAGTACCTGGTTTAAGATCTTCTAGAATATATATAATTGACGTAAAGACAAATCCTGTAAAGCCAAAAATAGTTAAGATCGTTGAACCTAAAGAAGTAATTGAAAGGTCGGGATATAGTAGGCTACACACTGTCCATTGTGGACCCAACGGGATATATATAAGTGCACTAGGTAATTCTGAAGGTGAGGGCCCAGGAGGAATACTAGTCTTAGATCATTTCACTTTTGACGTTTTAGGCAAATGGGAAATGGATAGAGGAGACCAATACTTTGCATATGACTTCTGGTGGAATTTGCCAAATGAAGTAATGGTTACCAGCGAATGGGGAGTGCCTAATACTATAGAAAACGGATTAAAGTTAGAAGACCTCAAGGAAGGTTATGGAAATAGGATACATTTTTGGGATTTACATAAGAGGAGAAAAATACAGAGCCTAACTTTAGGAGAAGAAAATAGAATGGCTCTAGAATTAAGGCCATTCCACGATCCTACCAAATTAATGGGCTTTGTAAACATTGTAGTTAGCACAAAAGATCTTAGTAGTTCCGTTTGGTTATGGTATTATGAAGATAAGAAATGGAACGCCGAAAAGGTTATAGAGATTCCTGCAGAGAAAAGCGAAGGAAACTTGCCTGAAATTTTAAAACCGTTTAAGATGATTCCTCCATTGGTAACTGACATAGATCTTTCGCTTGACGACAAATATCTTTACGTAAGCTGTTGGGGGACAGGAGAAGTTAGAAAATATGACGTAAGTAATCCGTTCAAACCTGTCCTCATAGGTAAAGTGAAAATTGGAGGTATTGGTAGCGGTAAAACTGGAGGCCCACAAATGCTCGAAATAAGTAGAGACGGAAAAAGGATTTACGTAACAAATTCGTTATACAGCACTTGGGATAACCAGTTTTATCCTGAAGGAATAAGAGGGTGGATGATAAAGCTTAACTCCGAAGAAGGTTTAAGCCAAGATAAGGACTTCTTTGTGGATTTTGGAGAAGCAAGGGCTCACCAAGTTAGGTTAAGTGGTGGAGATGCTTCTTCTGATTCTTACTGCTACCCTTAG
- the gltA gene encoding citrate synthase produces the protein MSEVSKGLENVFIKATSLTYIDGEAGILRYGGYDINDLVENCEYEEIIHLMLFGDLPTASQLQKIKEKINESYNVPYQVFEVLEKLPHDADAVGMLETAFSMLSSFYNYPWKKDENKWRAIEIIAKTSTLVSNIYRIKEGLRPRLPEPSDSYARTFLETAFSRKPSDEEVKAMNATLIIYADHEVPASTTAALVTASTLSDMYSCMVSALAALKGPLHGGAAEATFEQLKEIGDESKIEEWFDRKIIKEKNRLMGFGHRVYKTYDPRAKIFKKYAEEIAKTPEAKKYLRIATKLEELGIKHFAEKRIYPNVDFYSGIVFYSLGFPEYMFTTLFALSRVLGWLAHIIEYVEEQHRLIRPRALYVGPIKRDFIPLKYRE, from the coding sequence ATGAGTGAAGTGAGTAAAGGCTTAGAAAACGTTTTCATAAAGGCTACGTCACTTACTTACATTGACGGAGAGGCAGGGATTTTACGTTACGGAGGGTACGACATTAACGATTTAGTGGAAAATTGCGAATACGAGGAAATAATTCACCTCATGCTGTTCGGAGATTTACCTACAGCTTCTCAACTACAGAAGATAAAGGAAAAGATAAACGAGAGCTATAATGTGCCTTATCAGGTATTTGAGGTTTTAGAAAAACTTCCTCACGACGCCGATGCAGTAGGAATGTTGGAGACTGCATTTAGTATGCTAAGTTCATTTTACAATTATCCTTGGAAGAAAGATGAAAACAAATGGAGGGCTATAGAAATAATAGCCAAGACTTCTACCTTAGTTTCCAATATTTATAGGATAAAAGAGGGATTAAGGCCTAGATTGCCGGAACCTTCAGACAGTTATGCAAGGACTTTCCTAGAAACTGCGTTCTCAAGAAAGCCTTCGGATGAGGAAGTAAAAGCGATGAACGCTACGCTAATAATTTATGCCGACCATGAAGTTCCAGCATCAACTACTGCTGCATTGGTAACAGCGTCAACTCTTTCAGACATGTATTCCTGCATGGTTTCGGCCTTGGCTGCACTCAAGGGTCCTCTTCACGGAGGTGCAGCAGAGGCTACGTTTGAACAACTTAAGGAAATAGGAGACGAAAGTAAGATTGAAGAATGGTTTGATAGAAAGATAATTAAGGAAAAGAACAGACTAATGGGCTTCGGTCATAGAGTTTACAAGACTTACGATCCCAGGGCAAAAATATTCAAGAAATATGCTGAAGAAATTGCAAAAACTCCTGAGGCAAAGAAGTACTTAAGGATAGCTACAAAGCTGGAAGAATTGGGAATTAAACACTTTGCTGAGAAGAGAATTTATCCTAACGTTGACTTCTATTCGGGGATAGTATTTTACTCTCTTGGATTTCCAGAATATATGTTTACTACCTTATTCGCGTTATCCAGAGTTTTGGGATGGCTTGCTCACATAATAGAGTACGTTGAGGAACAACATAGGCTAATTAGGCCTAGGGCACTATACGTTGGGCCAATAAAAAGGGATTTTATACCGTTGAAATATAGAGAGTAA
- a CDS encoding CBS domain-containing protein: MTSKVKFLISKTPVTAEKGTKLEDVVKIMASMNIGSVIITDKEKPVGIITERDIIRALAKGIPLTEKIEKVGTMDLITVFEDDSIYTAAEKMNKYNIRHLVVIDKEGNFKGVISIRDLIRESYVLKALANVSQEEWLGSD, encoded by the coding sequence ATGACAAGTAAAGTTAAATTCCTAATATCTAAAACACCGGTAACAGCTGAAAAAGGAACAAAGTTAGAGGACGTTGTTAAGATTATGGCTTCAATGAACATAGGCTCTGTTATAATTACCGATAAAGAGAAACCAGTTGGTATAATCACTGAAAGAGACATAATAAGAGCTCTCGCAAAGGGAATTCCACTCACTGAGAAAATAGAGAAGGTTGGAACAATGGATTTAATTACAGTATTCGAGGACGACAGCATTTACACAGCTGCAGAGAAGATGAACAAATATAACATAAGGCATCTTGTCGTTATAGATAAAGAAGGTAATTTCAAGGGCGTAATATCAATTAGAGACCTCATTAGAGAAAGTTACGTTCTAAAGGCATTGGCCAACGTTTCACAGGAAGAATGGTTAGGAAGCGATTAA
- a CDS encoding peroxiredoxin: MKLYQKFPDVQVLTTKGVIDFYKDIFGKGKWLFLFAHPADFTPVCTTEFVAFAKAYEEFKRLNVELVGMSVDSIYSHIAWLSDIEQRYGIKIPFPLIADPDKKLARTLDIIDENSGVTIRAVFLVNPEGTIRFMAYYPIEYGRKIEELLRITKAAIVNYKAKVSLPVDWEPGDDVIIPAPTTLDEAELRMKLPNAKAWYLAFKKYEELPPDQRV; the protein is encoded by the coding sequence ATGAAACTCTATCAAAAGTTCCCGGACGTTCAAGTATTAACTACAAAAGGAGTTATAGATTTTTATAAGGACATATTCGGTAAAGGCAAATGGTTATTCCTCTTCGCTCATCCCGCAGATTTTACACCAGTATGCACTACAGAATTTGTAGCTTTCGCAAAGGCGTACGAGGAATTTAAGAGATTAAATGTAGAACTTGTAGGAATGAGCGTTGATAGCATATACTCTCACATAGCTTGGCTAAGCGATATAGAACAAAGGTATGGAATTAAAATTCCTTTCCCTCTAATCGCTGATCCCGATAAGAAGTTAGCTAGAACATTGGACATTATCGATGAGAACTCCGGAGTAACAATTAGAGCAGTATTCCTAGTCAATCCAGAAGGTACAATAAGGTTTATGGCATATTATCCAATAGAATATGGAAGAAAAATAGAAGAGCTATTAAGAATAACCAAAGCAGCAATAGTAAATTACAAGGCAAAAGTCTCCTTACCGGTCGATTGGGAGCCAGGAGATGATGTGATAATACCTGCACCAACTACTTTAGATGAAGCAGAATTAAGAATGAAATTACCAAATGCAAAGGCTTGGTATTTAGCCTTTAAGAAATACGAAGAATTACCCCCGGATCAAAGAGTATAA
- a CDS encoding 2-oxoacid:ferredoxin oxidoreductase subunit beta: MQVAEWNDWCPGCGNFGILNAEQQAISELGIDLKKVVLVSGIGCSGKLPHFVRIPISGVHTLHGRALPFAIGIKLANPELEVIVNAGDGDQLGIGVGHFVSAGRRNVDITVIVHDNGVYGLTKGQASPTLKKGVKTKSLPKPNINDDINPLTVALASGYTFVARGYAYDVKHLKELIKEAIKHKGLALVDVLQPCPTYNDINTKEWYDKRIYKLDWDPVVRSEEDKKKKFLQAMEKALEWGDRIPIGIFYKEERDTFEERISSASPSYKILPPAKVRIEKEGKPTTIIDEILKEKEV, from the coding sequence ATGCAGGTAGCTGAATGGAACGATTGGTGCCCCGGTTGTGGTAATTTCGGTATACTTAATGCAGAACAACAAGCAATAAGCGAGCTAGGGATAGACTTAAAGAAGGTAGTGCTTGTCTCGGGAATAGGTTGTTCAGGGAAGCTACCTCATTTCGTTAGGATACCAATTTCAGGAGTGCATACGCTCCACGGTAGAGCTTTGCCGTTTGCAATAGGAATAAAGTTAGCTAATCCAGAACTTGAGGTAATAGTTAACGCTGGAGATGGAGATCAACTTGGCATTGGAGTAGGTCACTTTGTAAGTGCAGGTAGGAGAAACGTGGATATAACTGTGATTGTTCACGATAATGGAGTATATGGACTAACAAAGGGGCAGGCTTCACCAACGTTGAAGAAAGGTGTAAAAACAAAATCCTTGCCTAAGCCTAATATAAATGACGATATTAATCCTTTAACCGTTGCCTTGGCTTCCGGTTACACTTTTGTTGCAAGAGGTTACGCTTACGACGTTAAACATCTTAAGGAGTTAATAAAGGAGGCTATAAAGCACAAGGGATTGGCTTTGGTAGATGTTCTCCAGCCCTGTCCAACTTATAATGATATAAATACTAAGGAATGGTATGATAAGAGAATTTACAAACTTGATTGGGATCCGGTAGTGAGAAGTGAAGAAGATAAGAAGAAAAAGTTCTTGCAGGCAATGGAAAAGGCATTAGAATGGGGTGATAGGATACCCATAGGAATATTCTATAAGGAAGAAAGAGATACCTTCGAGGAGAGGATATCTTCTGCAAGCCCAAGTTATAAGATATTGCCTCCGGCAAAGGTTAGAATAGAGAAAGAAGGAAAACCTACTACCATAATTGATGAGATATTGAAGGAAAAAGAAGTTTAG
- a CDS encoding 2-oxoacid:ferredoxin oxidoreductase subunit alpha: protein MKITWMIGGAQGTGVDTSANIFGNAIARAGYYIYGNREYYSNIKGRHSYFNLTISDEKARSISHKVDILASFDAETVFQHYQDVQKVIIYNKGVLNVEKDRIQSIEPETAERIPFKTVKEVIDYLQSKGVTTIGIDYDEILKKVAEEMKLPLSVVDRARNTVAISASYDLLGLRKDYLYEALKRTFKQETFVKLNLSAADKVKLSPIFDLKELPQKKRRVQIDGNTAVAIGKIYAGIGFQSYYPITPASDESTFIEAHQEVLYVDPVTGDKRKRTIVVVQAEDELAAVNMASGAALTGVRAATATSGPGFSLMTEGIGWAGMNEVPIVITYYMRGGPSTGQPTRTSQADLLFAMHVSHGEFPRIVIASGDHVEALKDAIWAFNLAEKYQTPVIHLVEKALANAYSIVDMDELGGDIEIERSVIGDDNERFKFTDSGISPRLLLGESTVYYTGDEHNTFGHISEDPVNRVKMYEKRMRKLETADKEIPEEKRYNVYGDLDSKYAIVTWGSPKGAVLDAVEELDQKFAVIQLRMFNPFPKSVKKLLEDKDLIIDVEGNYEAQAGTLLKLHGVEVTNYILKWNGRPMGRDEVKDGILSAIKGEKRVVLNAGS, encoded by the coding sequence ATGAAAATTACTTGGATGATTGGAGGAGCACAGGGCACTGGAGTTGACACTTCCGCAAATATTTTCGGTAACGCAATAGCAAGAGCCGGTTACTACATTTACGGTAATAGAGAGTATTATTCCAATATTAAGGGCAGGCACTCGTATTTTAACTTGACAATAAGCGATGAAAAAGCTAGGAGTATTTCGCATAAGGTTGATATCTTAGCCTCTTTTGACGCTGAGACCGTCTTTCAACATTATCAAGACGTTCAGAAGGTGATTATATATAATAAAGGAGTACTTAATGTAGAGAAAGACAGGATACAAAGCATTGAACCGGAAACTGCAGAGAGAATACCATTTAAGACAGTAAAGGAAGTAATAGACTACTTGCAGAGTAAAGGAGTGACCACTATAGGTATAGATTATGACGAAATATTGAAGAAAGTTGCTGAAGAAATGAAATTACCGCTTTCCGTTGTAGACAGAGCAAGGAATACTGTTGCTATATCAGCGTCTTACGATCTTTTAGGCTTAAGGAAAGATTACTTATACGAGGCTTTAAAAAGGACTTTTAAACAAGAAACTTTCGTAAAGCTAAACCTTAGCGCAGCAGATAAAGTTAAATTATCACCCATTTTCGATCTGAAGGAATTACCTCAGAAGAAAAGGAGAGTTCAAATAGACGGTAATACTGCAGTTGCAATAGGTAAAATATATGCCGGTATCGGTTTCCAATCTTATTATCCAATTACTCCAGCAAGTGACGAAAGCACGTTTATAGAGGCTCATCAGGAAGTCCTATATGTAGATCCAGTTACTGGAGATAAGAGGAAAAGGACAATAGTTGTGGTTCAAGCAGAGGACGAGCTTGCTGCGGTGAATATGGCTTCTGGAGCAGCTTTGACGGGAGTGAGGGCTGCTACGGCCACTTCAGGTCCAGGGTTTTCCTTGATGACCGAGGGAATAGGTTGGGCTGGCATGAACGAAGTTCCTATAGTAATAACTTACTACATGAGAGGCGGGCCGTCAACTGGTCAACCTACTAGGACTTCTCAAGCAGATTTACTTTTCGCTATGCACGTCAGCCATGGAGAATTTCCTAGAATAGTAATAGCTTCAGGAGACCACGTAGAGGCATTAAAGGACGCTATATGGGCTTTTAATCTAGCAGAAAAATATCAGACTCCGGTAATTCATTTAGTTGAGAAAGCGTTGGCCAATGCATACTCCATTGTTGATATGGATGAGTTGGGAGGAGACATAGAAATTGAGAGAAGCGTTATAGGCGATGATAATGAGAGGTTTAAGTTTACTGACTCCGGAATTTCTCCTAGGCTCCTTTTAGGTGAATCCACGGTATATTATACAGGAGATGAACATAATACTTTCGGTCACATATCGGAAGATCCGGTAAATAGGGTAAAAATGTACGAGAAGAGAATGAGAAAGTTGGAGACTGCAGATAAGGAAATTCCAGAAGAAAAGAGGTATAACGTTTACGGAGATTTGGACTCAAAATACGCCATAGTAACTTGGGGCTCGCCCAAGGGTGCAGTATTGGATGCCGTTGAGGAGTTGGATCAAAAGTTTGCGGTAATTCAACTTAGGATGTTCAACCCATTCCCTAAGAGTGTAAAGAAATTGCTTGAAGACAAGGATCTCATTATAGATGTGGAAGGAAATTACGAGGCTCAGGCAGGTACTTTACTTAAGCTGCATGGAGTAGAAGTTACTAACTATATACTTAAATGGAACGGGAGGCCGATGGGTAGGGACGAAGTAAAGGATGGAATTTTATCTGCAATTAAAGGAGAAAAGAGGGTGGTGTTAAATGCAGGTAGCTGA
- a CDS encoding CBS domain-containing protein, producing MKVGEVMSKIVVTVRPEDSGKEVIEALSSTPSGRVIVMSGDEPVGIISSRDVVKAYSKMEDNVFDARADEIATRGVITADENEEVGNAVRIMASKKIGSLVITSGKVLRGIFTERDVIRILSRMTFSGLVESIMSTDVITIPSDVDLLFASKLMEYEGVRRLPVVRGKEVEGIITAADIVKALAKGLHMVNEIETRNPIGVRSDDPIMKAVRIMNEKRIGSLLVDGIKGIVTERDVLYASLNEIR from the coding sequence ATGAAAGTAGGAGAAGTAATGAGTAAAATAGTCGTAACGGTGAGGCCTGAGGACAGTGGAAAAGAAGTTATTGAAGCTCTTTCGTCAACGCCCTCTGGAAGAGTAATAGTAATGAGCGGAGATGAACCGGTGGGCATAATATCCTCCAGAGACGTAGTTAAGGCATATTCAAAAATGGAGGATAACGTTTTTGATGCAAGAGCTGACGAAATTGCCACAAGAGGAGTAATTACTGCTGACGAAAATGAGGAAGTAGGAAATGCGGTAAGGATTATGGCAAGTAAAAAGATAGGCAGTTTGGTAATAACCTCTGGTAAGGTATTGAGAGGGATCTTTACGGAAAGGGACGTTATAAGGATTCTTTCAAGGATGACCTTCTCCGGATTAGTAGAATCAATAATGAGCACTGACGTTATAACTATTCCTTCAGACGTGGACTTGCTTTTTGCTTCTAAACTTATGGAATACGAAGGCGTTAGGAGGTTACCAGTAGTGAGAGGAAAAGAAGTTGAAGGAATAATTACAGCAGCGGATATAGTTAAAGCGTTAGCAAAAGGTCTTCATATGGTAAACGAAATTGAGACAAGAAACCCAATAGGAGTTAGGAGTGACGACCCTATAATGAAGGCAGTGAGAATAATGAACGAGAAAAGAATAGGTTCGCTTTTAGTTGACGGAATTAAGGGGATAGTGACTGAGAGAGATGTTCTCTACGCTTCATTAAACGAAATACGCTAA